From the genome of Desulfonatronum thioautotrophicum, one region includes:
- a CDS encoding adenosylcobinamide-GDP ribazoletransferase, whose protein sequence is MRPWYEFVLAAGFLTRLAPARIAAPEALGSSLRWFPLVGLCLGCIAVLPFVLGLGEGYPWVQAWLWLGLAMVLTRGLHWDGWVDLGDAWGSGVHGERFWEVIKDSRMGAFGGMGLFMGLAGYLVLLTEAFSRNAWGVLIWAPIVGRTMAVALAWRSRELGRPGLAGIFLAQASGRRMAWAAGMAVALGIIFVSWKTLLFGTLLSCIGLLFLIRLARRQRGVNGDFLGAVIVWGELSIFLGWILVGA, encoded by the coding sequence TTGCGACCATGGTATGAATTCGTTTTGGCCGCCGGATTTCTGACCCGTTTGGCTCCAGCGCGAATCGCCGCTCCCGAAGCCTTGGGAAGCAGTCTGCGTTGGTTTCCCTTGGTTGGGCTTTGCCTTGGCTGTATTGCCGTTCTGCCTTTTGTGCTGGGTTTGGGCGAGGGATATCCTTGGGTGCAGGCATGGTTGTGGCTGGGACTGGCCATGGTTTTGACGCGAGGACTGCACTGGGACGGTTGGGTTGATCTGGGCGACGCGTGGGGCAGCGGGGTCCATGGAGAACGCTTCTGGGAGGTAATCAAGGACAGCCGAATGGGTGCCTTTGGTGGGATGGGTCTATTCATGGGCTTGGCAGGGTATCTGGTCCTGCTGACAGAGGCTTTTTCTCGTAATGCATGGGGAGTTCTCATCTGGGCGCCCATCGTGGGACGGACCATGGCCGTGGCCCTGGCCTGGAGGAGCCGGGAATTGGGCCGACCCGGTCTGGCCGGAATTTTTCTGGCCCAGGCCTCGGGCAGAAGGATGGCTTGGGCCGCTGGAATGGCTGTCGCCTTGGGAATCATTTTTGTATCATGGAAGACGCTTCTCTTCGGCACGCTGCTGAGTTGCATTGGGCTGCTTTTTTTAATCCGCTTGGCTCGACGCCAAAGAGGCGTGAACGGAGATTTTTTGGGTGCGGTGATCGTATGGGGCGAATTGAGCATTTTCCTCGGATGGATACTTGTTGGAGCATGA
- a CDS encoding NAD(P)H-dependent flavin oxidoreductase, with product MTFPSLRFGDVIAKVPIVQGGMGVGISLSGLSSAVANQGGVGVISAAMIGMNEPDLAKNYAEANIRSLQREIREAKEMTKGILGVNIMVALSNFADLVRTSIQEKIDVIFAGAGLPFDLPKYLTEGSQTKLVPIVSSGRAAAIICRKWLSKFNYLPDGFVVEGPMAGGHLGFKAEQLDDPEFQLEKLIPAVIEAVKPFEQEHGRPIPVIAAGGIFNGADICKYLRMGAAGVQLGTRFVATHECDADIAFKQAFVDAKEGDVTVIKSPVGMPGRALKNDFLRDVQEGKRKPYKCPYHCIVTCDVKKSPYCIAQALANAKKGRMKLGFAFAGQTAHRVDKMLSVKELMETLEAEYNVACAEPASA from the coding sequence ATGACGTTTCCAAGTTTACGTTTCGGCGACGTGATTGCCAAGGTCCCCATTGTCCAGGGTGGCATGGGTGTCGGTATATCCCTCTCCGGTCTCTCTTCGGCAGTTGCCAATCAGGGCGGAGTCGGTGTGATCTCCGCGGCAATGATCGGCATGAATGAACCGGATTTGGCGAAAAATTACGCCGAAGCCAACATTCGCTCCCTGCAACGGGAAATCCGCGAAGCCAAGGAAATGACCAAGGGCATTCTTGGGGTGAACATCATGGTCGCGCTGAGCAATTTCGCCGATCTGGTTCGGACTTCCATTCAGGAAAAGATCGACGTCATCTTCGCCGGAGCCGGACTGCCGTTTGACTTGCCCAAGTATCTCACCGAGGGATCTCAGACCAAACTGGTGCCCATCGTCTCTTCAGGGCGGGCCGCAGCCATCATTTGCCGGAAATGGCTTTCCAAATTCAACTATCTTCCGGATGGATTCGTGGTGGAGGGCCCCATGGCCGGCGGGCACCTGGGCTTCAAGGCCGAGCAGCTTGACGACCCGGAATTCCAATTGGAAAAATTGATACCCGCGGTCATTGAGGCTGTAAAACCGTTTGAGCAGGAGCATGGAAGACCCATCCCGGTCATTGCCGCAGGTGGGATCTTCAACGGAGCGGACATCTGCAAATACCTGCGGATGGGAGCCGCTGGCGTCCAATTGGGTACCCGTTTCGTGGCCACCCATGAATGCGACGCGGATATCGCCTTCAAACAGGCCTTCGTGGATGCCAAGGAGGGCGATGTGACCGTGATCAAAAGTCCGGTGGGCATGCCGGGACGGGCCTTGAAGAACGACTTCCTTCGCGACGTGCAGGAAGGCAAGCGCAAACCCTATAAATGCCCGTATCACTGCATTGTGACCTGCGATGTCAAGAAAAGCCCCTACTGCATTGCCCAGGCCCTGGCTAACGCAAAAAAGGGCCGGATGAAGCTGGGTTTTGCCTTTGCCGGACAGACCGCCCACCGCGTGGACAAAATGCTTTCGGTCAAGGAATTGATGGAAACCCTGGAAGCTGAGTACAACGTCGCTTGTGCCGAGCCGGCGTCAGCTTAG
- a CDS encoding P-loop NTPase has protein sequence MSTQEHVTCSKKNQDMRCGGENVAQQAMRSSLDRIKHKIVVLSGKGGVGKSTVAVNLSQALAMSGKLTGLLDVDVHGPSLPRLLSLRGERPQLDAGRLEPISAGPNLWVMSLGFLLSSEREAVVWRGPAKMKMIKQFLLDVIWRDLDFLVVDCPPGTGDEPLSVLQLLGPEAKALIVTTPQGVAVDDVRRSVTFCAELGNPVLGVVENMSGHLCSHCGQIENIFGSGGGEALAEEMGVPFLGKIPLDPEVVRAGDEGFAFLRVHPDGPTAQAMSRIVAPILGMAASPVGQPPLK, from the coding sequence ATGAGCACGCAGGAGCACGTCACCTGCTCGAAAAAAAATCAAGACATGCGGTGTGGAGGAGAAAATGTTGCGCAGCAGGCAATGCGCTCCAGTCTGGACAGGATCAAGCACAAGATCGTCGTCCTGTCCGGAAAAGGTGGCGTGGGCAAGAGTACGGTGGCCGTGAATCTGTCCCAGGCTCTGGCCATGTCCGGAAAGCTGACCGGGCTGCTCGATGTGGACGTCCATGGACCGAGCCTGCCCCGCTTGCTCAGCCTTCGAGGTGAACGCCCTCAGTTGGATGCCGGGCGCTTGGAGCCGATCAGTGCCGGGCCGAATCTCTGGGTGATGTCCTTGGGATTTCTGCTTTCCAGCGAACGGGAAGCGGTTGTCTGGCGTGGTCCGGCCAAGATGAAAATGATCAAGCAGTTTTTGCTGGACGTCATTTGGCGTGATCTGGATTTTCTGGTGGTCGATTGTCCGCCGGGAACAGGTGATGAACCACTTTCCGTCCTGCAACTTCTGGGTCCGGAGGCCAAGGCCTTGATTGTTACCACACCACAGGGAGTGGCTGTTGACGATGTCCGACGCTCTGTGACCTTTTGTGCTGAATTGGGCAATCCGGTGCTGGGAGTTGTTGAAAACATGAGTGGCCATCTTTGTTCTCACTGCGGTCAGATCGAAAACATCTTTGGCAGCGGTGGGGGGGAGGCCTTGGCTGAGGAAATGGGTGTGCCCTTTCTCGGCAAGATACCGCTGGATCCGGAGGTGGTCCGCGCCGGAGACGAGGGCTTTGCCTTTTTGCGCGTCCATCCCGACGGTCCCACAGCTCAGGCCATGAGCCGGATTGTTGCCCCGATTCTGGGCATGGCCGCAAGTCCGGTAGGCCAGCCACCACTGAAATAA
- the fliJ gene encoding flagellar export protein FliJ, with the protein MVSKSFQFSLQNVLDYRRQLVDNARLELAVAQRSYQAQVEKVEEMRDKLSEAAGRLESRNLPTPQEFWLWSTYQERLLQDVQREENRLQHFANRVATCRGELIQRSRDAKVLERLRNKKVLEFHAQEKNSEQKDLDEMAILRYQHKSI; encoded by the coding sequence ATGGTGTCCAAGTCGTTTCAATTTTCCCTTCAAAATGTTCTGGACTACCGGCGTCAACTCGTGGACAATGCTCGATTGGAGCTGGCGGTGGCCCAAAGATCGTACCAGGCCCAGGTCGAGAAAGTCGAAGAAATGCGTGATAAGCTCTCTGAGGCGGCTGGTCGTCTGGAAAGCCGGAACTTGCCGACTCCGCAGGAATTCTGGTTGTGGAGCACCTACCAGGAACGTCTTTTGCAAGATGTTCAAAGAGAGGAGAATCGGCTGCAGCATTTTGCGAACCGGGTCGCCACCTGTCGGGGTGAGCTGATCCAGCGATCCCGGGACGCCAAGGTTCTGGAACGACTTCGAAACAAAAAGGTCTTGGAATTCCATGCGCAAGAAAAAAACAGCGAGCAAAAGGACCTCGATGAGATGGCAATCCTTCGGTACCAACATAAAAGTATCTAG
- a CDS encoding ABC transporter ATP-binding protein: MRVKQSDGLFKRFLPYFALLGAVRLQFAAAIFFGVIYGIASGFGLPFMADRVFPVIFGPKPPSLGVLLTVTALIPAIFILRSASGFLNVYLIHYCGGKVLEALRVMVFTKLQNLPLAFYQQNKSGDLLARVVNDTGQLQGVVTNVANDLIKQPLTFVGALGAVVYLSMKQQELLFVLLALLLVPVCILPIRIIGKKLLHRAHKFLVQTADLTTILNENLTATKEVRAFGLERREIRKFEQAARSLFYWAMKVVKYSHILSPTIEVVAAIGVAGAVFYAARLGVGLEQILPLIFALYMAYEPVKKLGRIHNEIRRGEASLERLEYILDSEDTVPDPEVPQTLSLEQVRGEIHFEQVFFAYEQGIPVLQNVNATISPGEVVALVGPSGAGKTTFANLIPRFYDVSAGAIRIDGRDVRNVRKEDLRRAMAIVPQDPVLFNDTVRANILAGNLEAPPEAVEYAAERAFAHEFIQLLPQGYETVVGEKGMRLSGGQKQRLALARAFLRNAPILILDEATSALDASSEEMIQQALAGLIQDKTVLIIAHRFSTIRLASRIFLFENGRIKATGDHEKLYITSNIYKKLYDQQIMG; encoded by the coding sequence TCCGCCTACAGTTCGCCGCGGCAATTTTCTTCGGAGTGATTTACGGCATTGCCAGTGGTTTCGGCCTGCCGTTCATGGCTGACCGGGTTTTTCCGGTCATATTCGGCCCGAAGCCGCCGTCTTTGGGCGTGCTGCTGACCGTGACCGCCTTGATCCCGGCAATCTTCATCCTGCGCAGTGCCAGTGGGTTTCTTAATGTCTATTTGATCCATTATTGCGGCGGGAAGGTCTTGGAGGCATTGCGGGTGATGGTTTTCACCAAGTTGCAGAACCTGCCCTTGGCTTTTTACCAACAGAACAAAAGTGGTGATCTGCTGGCCAGGGTGGTCAACGACACTGGGCAGTTGCAGGGGGTGGTAACCAATGTTGCCAATGACCTGATCAAGCAACCGTTGACCTTTGTCGGGGCATTGGGTGCGGTGGTCTACCTGTCCATGAAGCAGCAGGAATTGCTTTTCGTGCTGCTGGCCCTGCTTCTGGTTCCGGTCTGCATCTTGCCGATCCGGATCATCGGGAAGAAGCTGCTCCACCGGGCGCACAAGTTTTTGGTTCAGACAGCGGATTTAACCACCATTTTGAACGAAAACCTTACGGCGACCAAGGAAGTGCGGGCTTTCGGACTGGAAAGGCGAGAAATCCGCAAATTTGAACAGGCTGCGCGAAGCTTGTTTTATTGGGCCATGAAAGTGGTCAAGTATTCGCACATCCTCTCCCCGACCATCGAGGTTGTTGCGGCCATTGGAGTGGCCGGAGCAGTGTTCTATGCCGCACGCCTGGGGGTTGGCCTGGAGCAGATTTTGCCTTTGATCTTTGCGTTGTACATGGCCTACGAGCCGGTCAAGAAGCTGGGACGGATACATAATGAAATTCGCAGGGGCGAGGCTTCTTTGGAGCGCCTGGAGTATATTCTGGATTCCGAGGACACGGTTCCGGACCCTGAGGTCCCGCAGACTCTGTCTTTGGAGCAGGTGCGCGGAGAAATCCACTTTGAACAGGTCTTTTTCGCCTATGAACAAGGCATACCTGTTCTTCAAAATGTGAATGCGACGATTTCACCCGGCGAGGTGGTGGCACTCGTGGGGCCGAGCGGGGCGGGTAAAACCACCTTCGCCAATCTGATTCCTCGCTTCTATGACGTGTCTGCCGGAGCGATCCGCATCGATGGACGGGATGTGCGCAATGTGCGCAAGGAGGATTTACGTCGGGCCATGGCCATCGTTCCGCAGGATCCGGTGCTGTTCAACGACACGGTGAGGGCCAATATTCTTGCCGGGAATTTGGAAGCTCCGCCCGAGGCGGTGGAGTATGCCGCGGAACGAGCGTTTGCCCACGAATTTATCCAGTTGTTGCCCCAGGGCTACGAGACCGTTGTCGGGGAAAAAGGCATGCGTCTTTCCGGCGGCCAAAAACAGCGCCTGGCCCTGGCAAGGGCATTTCTCCGCAACGCGCCGATACTGATCCTGGACGAGGCCACCTCGGCCCTGGATGCCTCCAGTGAGGAAATGATCCAGCAGGCCCTGGCCGGATTGATCCAAGACAAAACCGTGCTGATCATTGCCCACCGGTTCAGCACGATTCGGCTGGCGTCTCGGATATTCCTGTTCGAAAACGGTCGAATCAAAGCCACAGGGGATCACGAAAAGCTCTACATCACCTCCAATATCTACAAGAAACTGTATGACCAGCAGATAATGGGCTAG
- the mgtE gene encoding magnesium transporter, protein MKDPQIITTLKEFLDAGSPKALRDFAASLHPADLGDSLDELTTKEAAQILEILFPHHSAEVLGQLDADLQLDIVLRLSDKRLADIVTNMFSDERVDLIQVLPEERRQNVLRLLARAEREDIIRLGAYQEGTAGAIMTSDYAVLSPTLTARQALDKLRLEAPDKETIYYTYVIDGQRRLMGLVSLRDLIMAPPEKKVEDVMRRDPVCARVDDDQEDAARSLAKYDILALPVIDAKDALVGIITFDDVHDVIEQEASEDFHRMGSIAEGFGPSASDLSGFKPVDMYYLFLKRVPWLLALVFVNIFTGAGIAHFEDTIQAVVSLVFFLPLLIGSGGNAGSQSATLMVRALATGEVHMKDWFKLLSREIIIALAIGLCMGMAVSLIGIFRVGPDVTVVVAMSMVTIVLMGSLMGMSLPFLLTHFRMDPATASAPLIASLADIFGILIYFGIATWYLGLQHVG, encoded by the coding sequence ATGAAAGACCCGCAAATTATCACCACGCTAAAAGAATTTCTGGACGCCGGAAGTCCCAAAGCACTTCGGGACTTCGCAGCTTCTCTGCATCCAGCCGATCTGGGCGATTCGCTGGATGAACTCACCACAAAAGAAGCAGCCCAAATCCTTGAGATTCTCTTCCCACATCACAGCGCGGAAGTTCTGGGGCAACTGGACGCGGATCTGCAGCTGGATATCGTGCTTCGGCTGTCCGACAAGCGACTGGCGGACATTGTCACGAACATGTTCTCCGACGAGCGGGTGGACCTGATCCAGGTTCTCCCGGAGGAACGTCGCCAGAACGTTTTGCGGCTCTTGGCCCGAGCCGAACGGGAAGACATCATTCGCCTGGGCGCCTACCAGGAGGGAACCGCTGGGGCGATCATGACCTCGGACTACGCGGTGCTCAGTCCGACCCTCACCGCCCGCCAGGCTCTGGACAAATTGCGGCTGGAGGCTCCGGACAAGGAAACCATCTACTACACCTACGTGATTGATGGGCAACGGCGATTGATGGGACTGGTTTCCTTGCGGGATCTGATCATGGCCCCTCCGGAAAAAAAGGTGGAGGACGTCATGCGCCGCGACCCGGTCTGCGCTCGCGTCGATGACGATCAGGAAGACGCGGCCCGCAGCCTGGCTAAATACGACATCCTGGCACTTCCGGTCATCGACGCCAAAGACGCCCTGGTCGGGATCATCACCTTTGACGACGTGCACGACGTCATTGAGCAGGAGGCCTCCGAGGACTTCCACCGCATGGGTTCCATTGCCGAGGGATTCGGGCCATCCGCTTCGGATCTCAGCGGTTTCAAGCCCGTGGACATGTATTATCTCTTCTTGAAGCGGGTTCCCTGGCTCCTGGCCCTGGTCTTCGTCAACATCTTTACCGGAGCAGGCATTGCCCATTTCGAGGATACCATCCAAGCTGTCGTATCCCTGGTCTTCTTTCTCCCTCTGCTCATTGGTAGCGGCGGCAACGCCGGCTCCCAGTCCGCCACCCTGATGGTCCGTGCTCTGGCCACGGGAGAAGTGCATATGAAGGATTGGTTCAAGCTGCTCAGCCGGGAAATCATCATTGCCCTGGCCATCGGACTGTGCATGGGCATGGCGGTATCCCTGATCGGCATCTTTCGGGTCGGCCCGGATGTGACTGTCGTTGTGGCCATGAGCATGGTGACCATCGTACTCATGGGCAGTTTGATGGGCATGTCCCTGCCATTCCTACTGACCCATTTCCGGATGGATCCGGCCACGGCAAGCGCACCACTGATCGCCTCCCTGGCCGATATCTTTGGAATTCTGATCTACTTCGGAATCGCCACCTGGTATCTTGGCCTGCAGCACGTTGGTTGA